One genomic window of Trichomycterus rosablanca isolate fTriRos1 chromosome 1, fTriRos1.hap1, whole genome shotgun sequence includes the following:
- the tnpo3 gene encoding transportin-3 isoform X2, which yields MDGEKPSLAVVYQAVQALYHDPNPGGKERASVWLGELQRSMYAWEISDQLLQLKQDVESCYFAAQTMKMKIQTSFFELPQETHLSLRDSLLSHILNLKDLSPIIVTQLALAIADLALQMASWKGCVHTLIEKYNNDVTSMPFLIEILTVLPEEVHSRNLRIGANRRTEIIEDLAYYSTTVVTLLVTCVEKSGSDEKMLIKVFRCLGSWFNLGVLDSNFMANNQLIMVLFQVLQRDETSTNLHEAASDCVCSALYAIENVDTHVALAMQLFQGVLTLETAYHMAVAREDLDKVLNYCRIFTELCETFMEITVRTPGQGMGDLRPLELLLICAGHPQYEVVEISFNFWYRLGEHLYKSNDVTLNNVFRPYIQRLLHCLARHCQLDPDHEGIPEDTDDFGEFRLRVSDLVKDVIFLVGSMECFFQLYSTLKDGNPPWEVTEAVLFIMASIAKSIDPENNQTLTEMLEQVVLLPETVHIAVRYTSIELVGEMSELIDRNPRFLDPVLDYLMKALREKPLASVAAKAIHNLCSVCREHMQQHFQGLLEIARSLDSFALSSEAAIGLLKGTALVLARLPLEKIAECLSDLCAVQVMALRKNSNNGKSADPTVWLDRLAVIFRHTNPIVETGQTHPCQKVIQEIWPVLSETLNTHQADNRIVERCCRCLRFAVRCVGKGSAALLQPLVTQMVSVYQVYPHSCFLYLGSILVDEYGMEEGCRQGLLDMLQALCMPTFQLLEQPNGLRNHPDTVDDLFRLATRFVQRSPITLLGSTIIVHILQCAIAATALDHRDANCSVMKFVRDLIHTGVSNDHEEDFDLRKRLIGQAMQQHGQQLVTQLIHTCCFCLPSYTLPDVAEVLWEIMMFDRPTFCRWLEAALKGLPKEMSGAVTVTHKQLTDFHKQVTSAEECKQVCWAVREFTRLYR from the exons ATGGACGGAGAGAAACCTTCGCTGGCGGTGGTGTATCAGGCTGTGCAGGCGCTTTATCATGATCCCAATCCCGGCGGGAAGGAGCGAGCGTCGGTGTGGCTGGGAGAGCTGCAGCGATCG ATGTATGCATGGGAGATCTCAGACCAGCTCCTACAGCTGAAGCAGGATGTGGAGTCTTGTTATTTTGCAGCACAAACTATGAAGATGAAGATTCAAACATCTTTCTTTGAGCTTCCCCAGGAGACACACCTTTCTTTACGCGACTCACTGCTCTCTCATATTCTAAACCTCAAAGACCTCTCGCCCATTATTGTCACACAG CTTGCTCTGGCAATAGCTGATCTCGCTCTACAGATGGCCTCATGGAAGGGTTGTGTTCACACACTCATAGAAAA GTACAACAATGACGTGACCTCTATGCCTTTCCTGATTGAGATTCTCACTGTGCTCCCGGAGGAAGTGCACAGTCGTAATCTGAGAATTGGTGCCAACCGGAGGACCGAGATCATCGAAGATCTTGCCTATTACTCCACTACTGTGGTCACATTGCTG GTGACATGTGTTGAGAAGTCTGGAAGTGATGAGAAGATGTTGATCAAGGTGTTCCGGTGTCTGGGTAGTTGGTTTAACCTGGGTGTGCTTGATAGCAACTTCATGGCAAATAATCAGCTGATAATGGTGCTGTTTCAAGTTCTG CAAAGGGATGAGACCTCCACCAACCTGCACGAAGCTGCATCCGATTGTGTGTGCTCAGCCCTCTATGCCATTGAGAATGTAGACACACATGTGGCTCTTGCCATGCAGCTTTTCCAGGGTGTGCTGACACTAGAAACAGCCTACCATATGGCTGTGGCTCGGGAGGATCTTGACAA gGTGCTAAATTACTGCCGAATTTTTACTGAGTTGTGTGAGACGTTTATGGAAATCACAGTAAGAACTCCTGGACAAGGTATGGGGGACCTGCGCCCCCTGGAGCTGTTGCTTATTTGTGCTGGACACCCCCAGTATGAG GTGGTAGAAATCTCATTTAATTTCTGGTATCGACTGGGGGAACATCTCTACAAGTCGAATGATGTGACACTGAACAACGTCTTCCGACCCTACATCCAGAGACTGCTGCACTGTTTGGCACGTCACTGCCAGCTGGACCCAGACCAT GAAGGAATCCCAGAAGACACAGATGACTTTGGAGAGTTCAGACTGAGGGTGTCCGATCTTGTCAAGGATGTTATATTTCTTGTGGGGTCTATGGAGTGTTTCTTTCAG CTTTACTCTACTCTGAAAGACGGGAACCCACCTTGGGAAGTGACAGAGGCTGTGCTCTTCATCATGGCTTCAATTGCCAAAAGTATAGATCC TGAGAATAATCAAACTTTGACTGAGATGCTGGAGCAGGTCGTGCTTCTCCCTGAGACTGTGCACATCGCTGTGCGTTACACAAGTATTGAATTGGTGGGAGAGATGAGTGAACTTATAGACCGCAATCCTCGCTTCTTAG atCCTGTGCTGGACTATTTAATGAAGGCACTACGGGAGAAGCCACTGGCCTCTGTGGCAGCTAAGGCCATCCACAACCTGTGCTCAGTGTGCAGGGAGCACATGCAACAACACTTCCAGGGCCTGTTGGAAATTGCTCGTTCACTCGATTCCTTTGCCCTGAGCTCAGAAGCTGCGATTGGCTTGCTCAAAG gcACAGCCCTAGTTCTGGCTCGACTTCCTCTGGAAAAGATAGCAGAGTGTCTAAGTGATTTGTGTGCTGTGCAGGTCATGGCCTTAAGAAAG AATTCAAATAATGGGAAATCAGCAGATCCCACGGTATGGCTGGACAGATTGGCTGTTATCTTCAG ACACACAAATCCCATCGTAGAGACCGGACAGACACATCCCTGTCAGAAAGTCATCCAAGAG ATCTGGCCTGTGTTGTCAGAGACGCTGAACACGCACCAGGCAGACAATCGCATTGTTGAACGCTGCTGCCGTTGCCTGAGGTTTGCTGTGCgctgtgtgggaaaaggctCAGCAGCCCTGTTGCAGCCACTTGTCACACAG atggtGAGTGTGTACCAGGTGTACCCGCACTCATGCTTTCTCTACCTGGGTAGTATCCTGGTGGATGAATATGGCATGGAGGAGGGCTGTAGGCAAGGCCTGCTGGACATGCTACAG GCTCTCTGTATGCCCACCTTCCAATTGCTGGAGCAGCCTAATGGTTTACGCAACCACCCTGACACAGTCGATGACCTGTTTAGACTTGCTACCAG GTTTGTCCAGCGCAGTCCTATCACGTTGTTAGGCAGCACCATCATTGTCCACATTTTGCAGTGCGCCATCGCTGCAACAGCGCTGGACCACAGAGATGCCAACTGCAGTGTGATGAAGTTTGTTAGAGATCTTATTCATACAGGTGTTTCTAATGAC CATGAAGAGGACTTTGATTTGCGAAAACGTCTGATCGGTCAGGCCATGCAGCAGCATGGACAGCAGCTAGTAACACAGTTGATACACACCTGCTGTTTCTGCTTGCCCTCATACACATTGCCTGATGTGGCTGAAGTACTCTGGGAGATTATGATGTTCGACCGGCCG ACATTTTGCCGGTGGCTCGAAGCTGCATTAAAAGGCCTTCCGAAGGAGATGTCTGGAGCTGTTACTGTCACTCATAAACAGCTCACAGACTTCCACAAGCAGGTGACAAG TGCAGAGGAGTGTAAGCAGGTGTGCTGGGCTGTGAGGGAGTTCACCAGGCTTTACCGATAG
- the tnpo3 gene encoding transportin-3 isoform X1, with amino-acid sequence MDGEKPSLAVVYQAVQALYHDPNPGGKERASVWLGELQRSMYAWEISDQLLQLKQDVESCYFAAQTMKMKIQTSFFELPQETHLSLRDSLLSHILNLKDLSPIIVTQLALAIADLALQMASWKGCVHTLIEKYNNDVTSMPFLIEILTVLPEEVHSRNLRIGANRRTEIIEDLAYYSTTVVTLLVTCVEKSGSDEKMLIKVFRCLGSWFNLGVLDSNFMANNQLIMVLFQVLQRDETSTNLHEAASDCVCSALYAIENVDTHVALAMQLFQGVLTLETAYHMAVAREDLDKVLNYCRIFTELCETFMEITVRTPGQGMGDLRPLELLLICAGHPQYEVVEISFNFWYRLGEHLYKSNDVTLNNVFRPYIQRLLHCLARHCQLDPDHEGIPEDTDDFGEFRLRVSDLVKDVIFLVGSMECFFQLYSTLKDGNPPWEVTEAVLFIMASIAKSIDPENNQTLTEMLEQVVLLPETVHIAVRYTSIELVGEMSELIDRNPRFLDPVLDYLMKALREKPLASVAAKAIHNLCSVCREHMQQHFQGLLEIARSLDSFALSSEAAIGLLKGTALVLARLPLEKIAECLSDLCAVQVMALRKLLSQNSNNGKSADPTVWLDRLAVIFRHTNPIVETGQTHPCQKVIQEIWPVLSETLNTHQADNRIVERCCRCLRFAVRCVGKGSAALLQPLVTQMVSVYQVYPHSCFLYLGSILVDEYGMEEGCRQGLLDMLQALCMPTFQLLEQPNGLRNHPDTVDDLFRLATRFVQRSPITLLGSTIIVHILQCAIAATALDHRDANCSVMKFVRDLIHTGVSNDHEEDFDLRKRLIGQAMQQHGQQLVTQLIHTCCFCLPSYTLPDVAEVLWEIMMFDRPTFCRWLEAALKGLPKEMSGAVTVTHKQLTDFHKQVTSAEECKQVCWAVREFTRLYR; translated from the exons ATGGACGGAGAGAAACCTTCGCTGGCGGTGGTGTATCAGGCTGTGCAGGCGCTTTATCATGATCCCAATCCCGGCGGGAAGGAGCGAGCGTCGGTGTGGCTGGGAGAGCTGCAGCGATCG ATGTATGCATGGGAGATCTCAGACCAGCTCCTACAGCTGAAGCAGGATGTGGAGTCTTGTTATTTTGCAGCACAAACTATGAAGATGAAGATTCAAACATCTTTCTTTGAGCTTCCCCAGGAGACACACCTTTCTTTACGCGACTCACTGCTCTCTCATATTCTAAACCTCAAAGACCTCTCGCCCATTATTGTCACACAG CTTGCTCTGGCAATAGCTGATCTCGCTCTACAGATGGCCTCATGGAAGGGTTGTGTTCACACACTCATAGAAAA GTACAACAATGACGTGACCTCTATGCCTTTCCTGATTGAGATTCTCACTGTGCTCCCGGAGGAAGTGCACAGTCGTAATCTGAGAATTGGTGCCAACCGGAGGACCGAGATCATCGAAGATCTTGCCTATTACTCCACTACTGTGGTCACATTGCTG GTGACATGTGTTGAGAAGTCTGGAAGTGATGAGAAGATGTTGATCAAGGTGTTCCGGTGTCTGGGTAGTTGGTTTAACCTGGGTGTGCTTGATAGCAACTTCATGGCAAATAATCAGCTGATAATGGTGCTGTTTCAAGTTCTG CAAAGGGATGAGACCTCCACCAACCTGCACGAAGCTGCATCCGATTGTGTGTGCTCAGCCCTCTATGCCATTGAGAATGTAGACACACATGTGGCTCTTGCCATGCAGCTTTTCCAGGGTGTGCTGACACTAGAAACAGCCTACCATATGGCTGTGGCTCGGGAGGATCTTGACAA gGTGCTAAATTACTGCCGAATTTTTACTGAGTTGTGTGAGACGTTTATGGAAATCACAGTAAGAACTCCTGGACAAGGTATGGGGGACCTGCGCCCCCTGGAGCTGTTGCTTATTTGTGCTGGACACCCCCAGTATGAG GTGGTAGAAATCTCATTTAATTTCTGGTATCGACTGGGGGAACATCTCTACAAGTCGAATGATGTGACACTGAACAACGTCTTCCGACCCTACATCCAGAGACTGCTGCACTGTTTGGCACGTCACTGCCAGCTGGACCCAGACCAT GAAGGAATCCCAGAAGACACAGATGACTTTGGAGAGTTCAGACTGAGGGTGTCCGATCTTGTCAAGGATGTTATATTTCTTGTGGGGTCTATGGAGTGTTTCTTTCAG CTTTACTCTACTCTGAAAGACGGGAACCCACCTTGGGAAGTGACAGAGGCTGTGCTCTTCATCATGGCTTCAATTGCCAAAAGTATAGATCC TGAGAATAATCAAACTTTGACTGAGATGCTGGAGCAGGTCGTGCTTCTCCCTGAGACTGTGCACATCGCTGTGCGTTACACAAGTATTGAATTGGTGGGAGAGATGAGTGAACTTATAGACCGCAATCCTCGCTTCTTAG atCCTGTGCTGGACTATTTAATGAAGGCACTACGGGAGAAGCCACTGGCCTCTGTGGCAGCTAAGGCCATCCACAACCTGTGCTCAGTGTGCAGGGAGCACATGCAACAACACTTCCAGGGCCTGTTGGAAATTGCTCGTTCACTCGATTCCTTTGCCCTGAGCTCAGAAGCTGCGATTGGCTTGCTCAAAG gcACAGCCCTAGTTCTGGCTCGACTTCCTCTGGAAAAGATAGCAGAGTGTCTAAGTGATTTGTGTGCTGTGCAGGTCATGGCCTTAAGAAAG CTGCTGTCTCAGAATTCAAATAATGGGAAATCAGCAGATCCCACGGTATGGCTGGACAGATTGGCTGTTATCTTCAG ACACACAAATCCCATCGTAGAGACCGGACAGACACATCCCTGTCAGAAAGTCATCCAAGAG ATCTGGCCTGTGTTGTCAGAGACGCTGAACACGCACCAGGCAGACAATCGCATTGTTGAACGCTGCTGCCGTTGCCTGAGGTTTGCTGTGCgctgtgtgggaaaaggctCAGCAGCCCTGTTGCAGCCACTTGTCACACAG atggtGAGTGTGTACCAGGTGTACCCGCACTCATGCTTTCTCTACCTGGGTAGTATCCTGGTGGATGAATATGGCATGGAGGAGGGCTGTAGGCAAGGCCTGCTGGACATGCTACAG GCTCTCTGTATGCCCACCTTCCAATTGCTGGAGCAGCCTAATGGTTTACGCAACCACCCTGACACAGTCGATGACCTGTTTAGACTTGCTACCAG GTTTGTCCAGCGCAGTCCTATCACGTTGTTAGGCAGCACCATCATTGTCCACATTTTGCAGTGCGCCATCGCTGCAACAGCGCTGGACCACAGAGATGCCAACTGCAGTGTGATGAAGTTTGTTAGAGATCTTATTCATACAGGTGTTTCTAATGAC CATGAAGAGGACTTTGATTTGCGAAAACGTCTGATCGGTCAGGCCATGCAGCAGCATGGACAGCAGCTAGTAACACAGTTGATACACACCTGCTGTTTCTGCTTGCCCTCATACACATTGCCTGATGTGGCTGAAGTACTCTGGGAGATTATGATGTTCGACCGGCCG ACATTTTGCCGGTGGCTCGAAGCTGCATTAAAAGGCCTTCCGAAGGAGATGTCTGGAGCTGTTACTGTCACTCATAAACAGCTCACAGACTTCCACAAGCAGGTGACAAG TGCAGAGGAGTGTAAGCAGGTGTGCTGGGCTGTGAGGGAGTTCACCAGGCTTTACCGATAG